A genomic segment from Mycoplasma sp. 1018B encodes:
- the def gene encoding peptide deformylase, with protein MNFKIDLVKLPAKILRQKSQEVKLPLSEEDDLLAQKMIWHVDISQTENKKYNFQPAVGVAAIQYGIPKRMFYINGANFIKNSAIPQKILKDVLINPFIISTSESSIALEQGEGCLSVGSNIKEQDGFVHRKSRILAKAYSYTQKKEITLDLSGYLAIVFQHEYDHLEGKLFVDHLNLKDPWKIQNNCRYIETEEA; from the coding sequence ATGAATTTTAAAATAGATTTAGTTAAATTACCAGCCAAAATTTTAAGACAAAAATCACAAGAAGTTAAATTACCTTTGAGCGAAGAAGATGATTTATTGGCTCAAAAAATGATTTGACACGTTGATATTAGTCAAACTGAAAATAAAAAATATAATTTTCAACCTGCAGTTGGAGTTGCTGCCATTCAATACGGCATACCTAAGAGAATGTTTTACATTAATGGAGCTAATTTTATTAAAAATTCTGCAATTCCACAAAAAATATTAAAAGATGTTTTAATAAATCCTTTTATAATTTCTACTTCAGAATCATCAATAGCTTTAGAACAAGGCGAAGGATGTTTATCTGTTGGTTCTAATATTAAAGAACAAGATGGTTTTGTTCATAGAAAAAGTAGAATTTTAGCAAAAGCTTATTCATATACACAAAAAAAAGAAATAACTTTGGATTTGAGCGGATATTTAGCAATTGTTTTTCAGCACGAATATGATCATTTGGAAGGAAAATTATTTGTTGATCATTTAAATCTTAAAGATCCTTGAAAAATTCAAAATAATTGTCGTTATATTGAGACAGAGGAGGCTTAA
- a CDS encoding dUTP diphosphatase codes for MNLKNIFAMQKELDQKIAQRKDLALNKIKTNNKHQQMMLATLIEIAEFVNEVQSFKYWKKHKYVDKDKILEEFADVLHFLGSLGYKYHVDEEIEPLIVNSKNINEQFTLLFSAVTKAMSHTNKYNISEIFALVLGSAKLLNYSEKEILEAYEKKNLKNHQRIIDNY; via the coding sequence ATGAATTTAAAAAATATTTTTGCAATGCAAAAAGAACTAGATCAAAAAATTGCACAAAGAAAAGATTTAGCACTTAATAAAATCAAAACAAATAATAAACATCAACAAATGATGTTAGCTACTTTGATTGAAATTGCTGAATTTGTTAATGAAGTACAATCATTTAAATATTGAAAAAAACATAAATATGTTGATAAAGACAAAATTTTAGAAGAATTTGCCGATGTTTTACATTTTCTTGGATCCTTAGGTTATAAATATCATGTAGATGAAGAAATTGAACCATTAATTGTAAATTCAAAAAATATTAATGAACAATTTACCTTATTATTTTCTGCGGTAACTAAAGCAATGTCTCATACTAATAAATACAATATAAGTGAAATTTTTGCTTTAGTTTTAGGAAGTGCAAAATTACTTAATTATAGCGAAAAAGAAATTTTAGAAGCTTATGAGAAAAAAAATTTAAAAAATCATCAACGAATAATTGATAATTATTAA
- the mgtA gene encoding magnesium-translocating P-type ATPase, with product MKNNKTILNNNSNNIKNNLLNFSQMKQQELYNYFNSSSKGLTQNQIELNKEKFGSNKLIKKNKNTLWNRLFHAFINPFNIILLILVFISLVTDIILPLVRKESFEPISAISTTIIILIMVIISGVLNFINESKSAASAEKLVKMVRTTTRVEREGIFYEIPLENVVAGDIVNLAAGDIIPADVRILRAKDLFVSQSSLTGESDAIEKFAQNINNKNDANITDINNLAFMGSNVISGSAKAIVIVTGNQTYLGQIAQKVNEKPTESDFEKGIKKVSWLLIRIMLIIVPLVFLITGFKGDFHRDKTWLDALAFAMSVAVGLTPEMLPMIVTSTLAKTASNMAKKKTIVKNLNSIQNFGAIDIFCTDKTGTLTLDQVILEKHLDVNGQENTKVLKYGFLNSFFQTGLKNLLDLSIIERTEELADENQILQNLEKKYLKIDEIPFDFQRKRMSVIVSQKENKTNIELITKGAIEEILSICKYIEYNNEIQLLTKEMINKVLKHVDYLNDQGMRVLGVARKDTFKTDKYNINDEQEMILIGYLAFLDPPKESTASAIKHLHNLGVNVKILTGDNARVTKAICAKVGIPVDKIMLGKDLLDINDEELIKIANDYDIYAKLSPDQKARVINALRANNHVVGYMGDGINDAPAMKVADVSISVDTAVDIAKETANIILLEKDLNVLATGIIEGRKTYANMNKYIKMTVSSNFGNIISIVFASILLNFVPMLGIQILFLNLIYDISCAAIPWDKVDKDFINKPRKWDSKSIYKFMFIFGPISSLIDILFFIILRFWLLDHLNITMDNQLYIMIFHTGWFVLSMWTQALIIHFIRTEKIPFVNSFSSIMLISSTFLAILIATLVPYLPFINTALKLTPLPAIYFVILIALVFLYLTLILITKHFYVKKFKTLL from the coding sequence ATGAAAAATAATAAAACTATATTAAATAATAATTCAAATAATATTAAGAATAATTTGCTTAATTTCTCCCAAATGAAACAACAAGAACTTTATAATTATTTTAATTCTAGTTCAAAAGGTTTAACGCAAAATCAAATTGAATTAAATAAAGAAAAATTTGGATCTAATAAATTAATTAAAAAAAATAAAAACACTTTATGAAATAGATTATTTCATGCTTTTATTAATCCTTTTAATATCATTTTATTAATTTTAGTTTTTATATCTTTAGTAACAGATATTATTTTGCCTTTAGTAAGAAAAGAAAGTTTCGAACCTATTAGTGCTATTTCTACGACGATAATTATTTTAATCATGGTAATTATAAGTGGTGTTTTAAATTTTATTAATGAGAGCAAAAGTGCTGCTAGTGCTGAAAAATTAGTTAAAATGGTAAGAACTACTACAAGAGTAGAAAGAGAAGGAATTTTTTATGAAATTCCTTTAGAAAATGTTGTAGCAGGAGACATTGTTAATTTAGCAGCTGGTGATATTATTCCCGCAGATGTGAGAATTTTACGTGCTAAAGATTTATTCGTTTCGCAATCATCATTAACGGGTGAAAGTGATGCTATTGAAAAATTCGCACAAAACATTAATAATAAAAATGATGCTAATATTACAGATATAAATAATTTAGCTTTTATGGGTTCTAATGTTATTAGTGGATCAGCTAAAGCAATAGTCATAGTTACTGGGAATCAAACTTATTTAGGTCAAATAGCTCAAAAAGTAAATGAAAAACCTACAGAAAGTGATTTTGAAAAAGGAATTAAAAAAGTTTCTTGATTATTGATAAGAATAATGTTAATAATTGTTCCTTTAGTTTTTTTAATCACAGGTTTTAAAGGCGATTTTCACAGAGATAAAACTTGATTGGACGCTTTAGCTTTTGCTATGTCTGTTGCTGTAGGTTTAACGCCGGAAATGTTACCTATGATAGTAACAAGCACCTTGGCCAAAACTGCTTCAAATATGGCAAAGAAAAAAACAATTGTTAAAAATCTTAATTCTATTCAAAATTTTGGAGCAATTGATATTTTTTGTACAGATAAAACAGGAACTTTAACTTTAGATCAAGTTATATTAGAAAAACATTTAGATGTTAATGGACAAGAAAATACAAAAGTTTTAAAATATGGATTTTTAAATAGTTTTTTCCAAACTGGTTTGAAAAATTTACTAGATTTATCCATTATAGAAAGAACTGAAGAATTAGCTGATGAAAATCAAATCTTACAAAATTTAGAGAAAAAATATTTAAAAATTGATGAAATTCCTTTTGATTTTCAGCGTAAAAGAATGTCTGTTATTGTTAGTCAAAAAGAAAATAAAACTAATATAGAATTAATTACTAAAGGAGCTATAGAAGAAATTTTGAGCATTTGTAAATATATTGAATATAACAACGAAATTCAATTATTAACTAAAGAAATGATTAATAAAGTTTTAAAACATGTAGATTATTTGAATGATCAAGGTATGCGTGTTTTAGGTGTTGCTCGTAAAGATACCTTTAAAACAGATAAATATAATATTAATGATGAACAAGAAATGATTTTAATTGGTTATTTAGCTTTTTTAGATCCTCCTAAAGAATCGACAGCTTCTGCCATTAAACACTTACATAATTTAGGTGTGAATGTAAAAATTCTCACAGGAGATAACGCCCGTGTAACTAAAGCTATTTGTGCTAAAGTAGGTATACCCGTTGATAAAATAATGCTTGGTAAAGATTTACTTGATATTAATGATGAAGAATTAATTAAAATTGCTAACGATTATGATATTTATGCTAAATTAAGTCCTGATCAAAAGGCCCGTGTAATTAATGCTTTAAGAGCTAATAATCATGTTGTTGGGTATATGGGAGATGGTATAAATGATGCTCCAGCTATGAAAGTAGCTGATGTTTCAATTTCTGTTGATACAGCAGTAGATATAGCTAAAGAAACAGCAAATATTATTCTTTTAGAAAAAGATCTTAATGTTTTAGCAACTGGAATAATTGAAGGAAGAAAAACTTATGCTAATATGAACAAATATATCAAAATGACTGTAAGTAGTAATTTTGGTAATATTATAAGTATTGTTTTCGCTTCAATTCTTTTGAATTTTGTTCCAATGCTTGGAATTCAAATTTTATTTTTAAATTTAATTTATGATATTTCTTGTGCTGCCATACCTTGAGATAAAGTGGATAAAGATTTTATTAATAAACCACGCAAATGAGATAGTAAAAGTATTTACAAATTTATGTTTATTTTTGGACCAATTAGTTCTTTAATAGATATTTTGTTTTTCATAATTTTAAGATTTTGATTATTAGATCATTTAAATATAACAATGGATAATCAATTATATATAATGATTTTTCATACAGGTTGATTTGTTTTATCAATGTGAACTCAAGCTTTAATAATTCATTTTATTAGAACGGAAAAAATTCCTTTTGTTAATTCTTTTTCTTCGATAATGCTAATTTCTTCGACTTTTTTAGCTATTTTAATAGCTACATTAGTTCCATATTTACCATTTATAAATACAGCTTTAAAATTAACTCCTTTACCAGCAATTTATTTTGTTATTTTAATTGCTTTAGTTTTCTTATATTTAACTTTAATTTTAATAACTAAACATTTTTATGTCAAAAAATTCAAAACCTTACTTTAA
- the pip gene encoding prolyl aminopeptidase — protein sequence MQNYLKYLFSPIEPYEKNYLKVDQIHQIYYEISGNPNGQAILYVHGGPGGGTSKISRRFFDPQHYKIVLFDQRGCGKSKPFLELKNNTTWDLVEDIEKLRKKLKIKKWILFGGSWGTTLSLLYGIKYPENVSKMILRGVFLGRKKDISWLYQEGASYFKPYEYQEYINLLNKKEQKNIVASYYHLMHSNNHQLKEKALLAWAKWETMLVSVNKIKFNSKNLKNHSALALLENWYFYHNCFIEENYILNNIEKIKDIPIFIVHGEYDLDCLPSAAFELHQKLLNSKLFLIKKSGHSQSEIGITKKLVELTNFLKNNIKST from the coding sequence ATGCAAAATTATTTAAAATATTTATTTAGCCCAATTGAACCTTATGAAAAAAATTATTTAAAAGTTGATCAAATTCATCAAATTTATTATGAAATAAGTGGCAATCCTAACGGACAAGCAATATTGTATGTACATGGCGGCCCTGGTGGTGGTACTTCTAAAATATCTAGAAGATTTTTTGATCCTCAACATTATAAAATTGTTTTATTTGATCAAAGAGGCTGTGGAAAATCTAAACCTTTTTTAGAATTAAAAAATAATACTACTTGAGATTTAGTAGAAGATATTGAAAAATTACGAAAAAAATTAAAAATTAAAAAATGAATTCTATTTGGTGGTTCTTGAGGAACAACTTTATCATTACTTTATGGTATCAAATATCCAGAAAATGTTTCAAAAATGATTTTAAGAGGTGTTTTTTTGGGTAGAAAAAAAGATATTTCTTGATTATATCAAGAAGGAGCTTCATACTTTAAACCATATGAATATCAAGAGTATATAAATTTATTAAATAAAAAAGAACAAAAAAATATTGTTGCTTCATATTATCATTTAATGCATAGTAATAATCATCAACTTAAAGAAAAAGCATTATTAGCTTGAGCAAAATGAGAAACAATGCTTGTTTCAGTTAATAAAATAAAATTTAATTCAAAAAATCTTAAAAATCATAGTGCATTAGCACTTTTAGAAAATTGATATTTTTATCATAATTGTTTTATTGAAGAAAATTATATTTTAAATAATATTGAAAAAATTAAAGATATTCCTATTTTTATAGTACATGGAGAATACGATTTAGATTGTTTACCTTCAGCTGCTTTTGAATTGCATCAAAAACTTTTAAATTCTAAATTATTTTTAATTAAAAAAAGCGGTCATTCTCAAAGTGAAATTGGGATAACTAAAAAATTAGTAGAATTAACTAATTTTTTAAAAAATAACATTAAATCTACTTAA
- the deoD gene encoding purine-nucleoside phosphorylase, whose translation MTPHIQAKKEEIAKTVIMPGDPLRAKFIAETFLDPGYKLVNSVRNMFMFTGTYKGKPVTVAGSGMGCPSIGIYSYELFKFYDVDRIIRIGSAGSYQKDLGLYEVVLASEAYADGDAYRRIALGKEGRIALPSSKLNEEIKAIAKAQNTKLNIGRVHSSDVFYSAVPLEERISESQALCVEMESYALFTNAEITGKEAACLLTISDNLITHEETSAHERQTAFTKMMEIALNLAR comes from the coding sequence ATGACGCCACATATTCAGGCTAAAAAAGAAGAAATTGCAAAAACAGTTATTATGCCAGGAGATCCTTTAAGAGCAAAATTTATTGCTGAAACTTTTTTAGATCCAGGTTATAAATTAGTTAATTCAGTAAGAAATATGTTTATGTTTACAGGAACATATAAAGGTAAACCAGTTACTGTAGCAGGTAGTGGAATGGGTTGCCCTTCAATAGGCATTTATTCTTATGAATTATTTAAATTTTATGACGTTGATAGAATTATTAGAATTGGTTCAGCTGGTTCTTATCAAAAAGATTTAGGTTTATATGAAGTTGTTTTAGCTTCAGAAGCATATGCTGATGGTGATGCTTATAGAAGAATTGCTTTAGGCAAAGAAGGTAGAATTGCTTTACCTTCAAGTAAATTAAATGAGGAAATTAAAGCAATTGCTAAAGCACAAAATACTAAATTAAATATTGGAAGAGTTCATTCTTCAGATGTCTTTTATTCAGCAGTTCCACTTGAAGAGAGAATTTCTGAATCTCAAGCACTTTGTGTAGAAATGGAATCCTATGCTTTATTTACTAATGCTGAAATAACTGGCAAGGAAGCAGCTTGTTTATTAACTATTAGTGATAATTTAATTACTCATGAAGAAACTAGTGCTCATGAAAGACAAACAGCATTTACTAAAATGATGGAAATTGCTTTAAATTTAGCTAGATAA
- a CDS encoding purine-nucleoside phosphorylase, which translates to MTPHINAKKGEIAKTVIMPGDPLRAKFIAETFLDPGYKLVSDIRNIYIYTGTYKNKPISIAASGMGMPSMGIYSYELFKFYDVDRIIRTGSTGSYLKELGMYEIVLGTEAIADSDVFRKLVAKKEGIVNYPSAKLNDEIRAIAKSKNIKLNEGRIHTSDVFYSCLNLEDTIAKTKAICIDNETYALFTNAEALGKEAASILTVSDNLITHEIISAHERQTAFTKVMEIALSLAK; encoded by the coding sequence ATGACACCACATATAAATGCTAAAAAAGGCGAAATTGCAAAAACAGTTATTATGCCAGGAGATCCTTTAAGAGCAAAATTTATTGCTGAAACTTTTTTAGATCCAGGTTATAAATTAGTTAGTGATATAAGAAATATTTATATTTATACTGGCACTTACAAAAATAAACCAATATCAATAGCAGCAAGCGGTATGGGTATGCCTTCAATGGGTATTTATTCATATGAATTATTTAAATTTTATGATGTTGATAGAATAATAAGAACCGGCTCAACTGGTTCTTACTTAAAAGAATTAGGAATGTACGAAATTGTCCTTGGTACAGAAGCAATAGCTGATAGTGATGTTTTTAGAAAATTAGTAGCAAAAAAAGAAGGAATAGTTAATTATCCTTCTGCAAAATTAAATGATGAAATCAGAGCTATTGCCAAAAGTAAAAATATTAAATTAAATGAAGGAAGAATACATACGTCTGATGTATTTTATTCTTGTTTAAATTTAGAAGATACAATTGCAAAAACTAAAGCAATTTGTATTGATAATGAAACTTATGCATTATTTACTAATGCAGAAGCCTTAGGCAAAGAAGCAGCAAGTATTTTAACAGTTAGTGATAATTTAATTACTCATGAAATTATTTCAGCTCATGAAAGACAAACTGCGTTTACAAAAGTTATGGAGATTGCATTAAGTTTAGCAAAATAA
- a CDS encoding pyrimidine-nucleoside phosphorylase, giving the protein MRVVDLIEKKRFNQNLTKEEIEFLLNSYVKGETPDYQMSAFLMAVVFNGMNSQELAQFTKTMMYSGATIDLSEIPGIKVDKHSTGGVGDKTTLAVGPIVAACGVPVAKMSGRGLGHTGGTIDKLESIPGFSVELSDKDFIEQVKKHKIAIMGQSQNLVPADKLLYALRDVTGTVQSIELIASSIMSKKLATGSDAILLDVKCGNGAFMKNLEEAKALGNAMIAIGKELNVDVRAEITNMNRPIGREIGNKNEVLEALWTLEGKGPTDFNELVYSSCATILLQAKAVNTYEEGLEKVKEVIENGAAKAKFKEFITLQGGNYSAIEDPKFWNPKYKLEIRSDQKGYLDIFDSLTFGKVAMKLGAGRATKADKIDFEAGITLNKKTNEWVDKNDLLFTLYSSKEIDIELVNELKQAFKYNNEKVENKIILAKLS; this is encoded by the coding sequence ATGAGAGTAGTAGATTTAATTGAAAAAAAACGTTTTAATCAAAATTTAACAAAAGAAGAAATTGAATTTTTATTAAATTCTTATGTTAAAGGAGAAACTCCTGATTATCAAATGTCAGCTTTTTTAATGGCAGTTGTTTTTAATGGTATGAATAGTCAAGAGTTAGCTCAATTCACTAAAACAATGATGTATTCTGGTGCAACAATTGATTTAAGTGAAATTCCAGGAATAAAAGTAGATAAACACTCTACTGGAGGAGTTGGTGATAAAACCACTTTAGCAGTTGGCCCAATTGTTGCGGCTTGTGGCGTGCCGGTTGCTAAAATGTCTGGAAGAGGATTGGGTCATACAGGTGGTACAATTGATAAATTAGAATCAATACCTGGTTTTAGTGTTGAATTAAGTGATAAAGATTTTATCGAACAAGTAAAAAAACATAAAATAGCAATAATGGGACAAAGTCAAAATTTAGTTCCTGCTGATAAATTATTATATGCATTAAGAGATGTTACTGGCACAGTACAATCAATTGAATTAATAGCTTCAAGTATTATGTCTAAAAAATTAGCAACTGGATCTGATGCCATTCTTTTAGATGTTAAATGTGGTAATGGTGCATTTATGAAAAATCTTGAAGAAGCTAAAGCTTTAGGTAATGCTATGATTGCTATTGGTAAAGAATTAAATGTTGATGTTAGAGCAGAAATAACTAATATGAACAGACCAATAGGAAGAGAAATAGGTAATAAAAATGAAGTTTTAGAAGCTCTTTGAACATTAGAAGGTAAAGGTCCAACTGATTTTAACGAATTAGTATATTCTTCATGTGCAACTATTTTACTTCAAGCTAAAGCAGTTAATACTTACGAAGAAGGCTTAGAAAAAGTTAAAGAAGTTATCGAAAATGGCGCAGCTAAAGCTAAATTTAAAGAATTTATTACTTTACAAGGTGGTAATTATAGTGCTATAGAAGATCCTAAATTCTGAAATCCTAAATATAAATTAGAAATAAGATCTGATCAAAAAGGTTATTTAGATATTTTTGATTCATTAACTTTTGGAAAAGTAGCAATGAAATTAGGTGCTGGAAGAGCAACTAAAGCAGATAAAATAGATTTTGAAGCAGGTATAACATTAAATAAAAAAACGAATGAATGAGTTGATAAAAATGATCTTTTATTTACATTATATTCTTCAAAAGAAATTGATATTGAATTAGTTAATGAATTGAAACAAGCTTTTAAATATAATAATGAAAAAGTAGAAAATAAAATTATTTTAGCTAAATTAAGCTAA
- the deoC gene encoding deoxyribose-phosphate aldolase, which translates to MKEQYNRMIDHTLLKADTTKAQIDKLLNEAKKYNFKTVCINSAWIPYAKEFLKGSEIGITTVVGFPLGASFSSVKAFEASESLKAGADEIDMVINIGKLKDKDYDYVLNDIKTVKEVCGKNILKVIVETALLTQEELEKVTEIVANSGAEFIKTSTGFSSRGASLEDVQIMQKIAQGRLLIKAAGGISNLNDLEQMYQSGATRFGTSRSVSILESTEADSNSY; encoded by the coding sequence ATGAAAGAACAATACAATAGAATGATTGATCATACTTTATTAAAAGCTGACACTACAAAAGCTCAAATTGATAAATTATTAAATGAAGCAAAAAAATATAATTTTAAAACAGTATGTATTAATAGTGCTTGAATTCCTTATGCCAAAGAATTTTTAAAAGGAAGTGAAATTGGTATTACTACAGTTGTTGGTTTTCCATTAGGAGCATCATTTTCATCTGTTAAAGCTTTCGAAGCATCTGAGTCATTAAAAGCTGGTGCAGATGAAATTGATATGGTTATTAATATTGGTAAGTTAAAAGATAAAGATTATGATTATGTGTTAAATGATATCAAAACAGTTAAAGAAGTTTGTGGAAAAAATATTTTAAAAGTTATTGTTGAAACTGCATTACTAACACAAGAAGAATTAGAAAAAGTAACTGAAATTGTTGCTAATTCAGGTGCAGAATTTATTAAAACTTCAACAGGTTTTTCAAGTCGTGGTGCTTCATTAGAAGATGTTCAAATCATGCAAAAAATTGCACAAGGTAGATTATTAATAAAAGCAGCAGGTGGAATTTCTAATTTAAATGATTTAGAACAAATGTATCAAAGTGGCGCAACTAGATTTGGTACTTCTCGTTCAGTATCGATTCTAGAATCTACAGAAGCTGACTCAAATTCATATTAA
- a CDS encoding asparagine synthetase A, producing MKKEVYMFEDFKKDFIKTIKNERYSNLLKLFSVINKLTYIWMENNNVEIVNLPITTQSVTSPMGLGSDSKPYKVISKSNLNYEFYLADSMQFHLELMLRAKDISSVGYITNTFRGEQVDNRHLHQFNHFEIEMLGNLKKCKEKIIDYIKFIVNELIKKHKNLIDFFNNNNSNRLKKWLSNEVIDLKHDHVISLLRLEYPLGIEKIYLNENDFIESVNSKGEQYLINKFKNNIIWLSNFPWQLVPFYQKIEEDYALNSDLLIGIGETVGSGQRCITYKETYDSILKHNNNPKHYDWYLKMKLESELETSGFGLGLERLVLFIIDEKDIRNVQLLPRETDKELLP from the coding sequence TTAAAAAAAGAGGTATACATGTTCGAAGATTTTAAAAAAGATTTTATAAAAACAATAAAAAATGAAAGATATTCTAATCTTTTAAAATTATTTTCTGTGATAAATAAATTAACTTATATTTGAATGGAAAATAATAATGTAGAAATAGTTAATTTACCAATTACAACTCAAAGTGTTACTAGTCCTATGGGATTAGGCAGCGACTCAAAACCTTATAAAGTTATTTCTAAAAGTAATTTAAATTATGAATTTTATTTGGCTGATAGTATGCAATTTCACCTTGAATTAATGTTAAGAGCTAAAGATATTTCTAGTGTTGGATATATAACAAATACCTTTAGAGGAGAACAGGTTGATAATAGGCATTTACATCAGTTTAATCATTTTGAAATTGAAATGTTAGGTAATTTAAAAAAATGTAAAGAAAAAATTATTGATTACATTAAATTTATTGTTAATGAATTAATAAAAAAACATAAAAATTTAATTGATTTTTTTAATAATAATAATTCAAATAGATTAAAAAAATGATTATCTAATGAAGTTATAGATTTAAAACATGATCATGTTATTTCTTTATTAAGATTAGAATATCCACTTGGTATAGAAAAAATTTATTTAAATGAAAATGATTTTATAGAAAGTGTTAATTCTAAGGGAGAACAATATTTAATAAATAAATTTAAAAATAATATTATTTGATTAAGCAACTTTCCATGACAATTAGTTCCTTTTTATCAAAAAATAGAAGAAGATTATGCGCTAAACTCTGATTTATTAATTGGAATAGGTGAAACTGTTGGTTCTGGACAAAGATGTATAACATATAAAGAGACATATGATTCAATACTAAAACACAATAATAATCCCAAACATTATGATTGATATCTAAAAATGAAGTTAGAATCCGAATTAGAAACATCTGGTTTTGGTTTAGGATTAGAAAGACTAGTACTTTTTATTATAGATGAAAAAGATATTAGAAATGTTCAGTTATTACCTAGAGAAACAGATAAGGAATTATTGCCTTAA